From a region of the Leptospira kmetyi serovar Malaysia str. Bejo-Iso9 genome:
- a CDS encoding glutamate ligase domain-containing protein has product MNSTSDFFDFISGLSNLEKTRNFNVFTGYSLEPFANVLKKYGFDSRKESSLCRISVVGTNAKGSITHFLGEYFRLSGFKTGLYTSPHLISPLERIRIGDPTNPFRKATEKELNELLNEWKILGAETDLKTFSFFELFTCASSRFFERESVEIQIYEAGLGGRLDATKLCDPDIVVLGSIGLDHKEILGNTKEEILKEKLGICTPNTKAVFAIEQTEPHLNDQIRSWCGQKGIACFIFPQTPSDASYLVRNNEFSFRVFQNILNLEWTSKIRARFETFLKNENVSDDPGSDASVFASDSSDSPSDRNDWKKSKEPKRPDFRFYEKDISLPPGRLSVLQDSPLLVFDPAHNPDAFSETLKSLNSIYPKDRFFVLAGVLKDKDGNGILEILRAAKKNSKILDFRFLKDDGFALPSNCHAEESMDHEELFANLSIFKKSNQPSLVLGSFRLFPIVSEFLGKNEIG; this is encoded by the coding sequence ATGAACTCAACATCCGATTTTTTCGACTTCATATCCGGTCTTTCCAATTTGGAAAAAACCAGAAACTTCAACGTCTTTACCGGATATTCTTTGGAACCGTTCGCAAACGTTCTGAAAAAATACGGATTCGATTCAAGGAAAGAATCTTCCCTCTGCAGAATCTCCGTTGTGGGAACGAACGCAAAGGGTTCGATCACTCATTTTTTGGGAGAATACTTCCGCCTTTCCGGTTTTAAAACGGGACTTTATACTTCTCCGCATTTGATATCTCCTTTGGAAAGAATTCGAATCGGCGATCCGACAAACCCTTTCCGCAAAGCGACCGAGAAAGAATTGAACGAATTGTTAAACGAATGGAAAATTCTCGGCGCGGAAACCGACCTGAAAACGTTTTCCTTTTTCGAACTTTTCACCTGCGCTTCGTCCCGTTTTTTCGAAAGGGAATCCGTCGAAATCCAGATCTACGAAGCCGGACTCGGAGGAAGACTGGACGCGACCAAACTCTGCGATCCGGACATCGTCGTATTGGGAAGCATCGGACTCGATCACAAGGAAATATTAGGAAATACTAAAGAAGAAATATTAAAGGAAAAACTCGGAATCTGCACACCGAATACGAAAGCGGTTTTTGCGATCGAACAAACGGAACCGCATTTAAACGATCAAATCCGATCCTGGTGCGGACAAAAAGGAATCGCTTGTTTTATCTTTCCGCAAACTCCGAGCGACGCGAGCTATCTCGTCCGAAACAATGAATTTTCGTTTCGAGTGTTTCAGAATATTCTAAATTTAGAATGGACCTCGAAGATCCGCGCGCGTTTCGAAACGTTTTTGAAAAACGAAAACGTTTCCGATGATCCCGGCTCCGATGCTTCCGTTTTCGCATCCGATTCGTCCGATTCACCGAGCGACCGAAACGACTGGAAGAAATCCAAGGAACCGAAACGACCGGATTTTCGATTCTACGAAAAAGACATTTCTCTTCCTCCGGGAAGATTGAGCGTGTTACAAGATTCTCCCTTATTGGTTTTTGATCCGGCCCACAATCCCGACGCGTTTTCGGAAACTCTAAAAAGTCTGAATTCGATTTATCCGAAGGATCGTTTTTTTGTGTTAGCCGGAGTTTTAAAGGATAAGGACGGAAACGGAATTCTGGAAATTCTCAGAGCCGCGAAGAAAAATTCCAAGATTCTCGACTTTCGGTTTTTAAAGGACGACGGTTTTGCGCTTCCCTCCAATTGCCATGCGGAAGAATCGATGGATCACGAAGAACTATTTGCAAATCTTAGTATATTCAAAAAATCGAATCAGCCCAGCCTCGTGCTCGGAAGTTTTCGTTTGTTTCCGATCGTAAGCGAGTTCCTAGGCAAAAACGAAATCGGCTGA
- the eat gene encoding ethanolamine permease, with protein sequence MSSSLQKVLGPFHLWGISVGLVISGDYFDWNLGWAHTNFWEFLAAVTLIAIFYSCFSLCFTELAVSIPHAGGPSAYAHVALGPLGGLFAGFFTLTEFVLAPPAIASALGGYFHFLIPAVGAEIASNVFFILLIGINLLGIKQTARFELFVTLTAVFGLLFYFGFIFPHFDSGKLTADFTFNFWNLFPALPYAIWFFLAVEGVAMAAEEVKDPSKDIPLGYLSGIGTLVLLAFGVLFGTAGVVSTGEVSKLDYPLSFTLGNLYGPSSSIVLIFTFIGLFGLIASLLGIILGYSRQIYALAKEGFLPRILSGLNSKTKAPSLAILAGGVVGLVSLQFGNTGELITLSAFGACGMYCISMISFFVLRIKNPNQKKPYQVPFYPILPIVAITLGFVCFITLAIYNAFLFSILGAGLVFSFLIYWSNNGFDLKRVPHSSLSPDEEESSLSRGDTDF encoded by the coding sequence ATGTCTTCTTCTTTACAAAAGGTCCTCGGGCCGTTTCATCTCTGGGGAATTTCCGTCGGTCTCGTCATTTCGGGCGATTACTTCGATTGGAATCTCGGTTGGGCGCACACGAACTTTTGGGAATTTTTGGCCGCGGTGACCTTGATCGCGATTTTTTATTCCTGCTTTTCCCTTTGTTTTACGGAACTTGCGGTTTCGATTCCGCACGCGGGAGGTCCTTCCGCTTACGCGCACGTCGCCTTAGGTCCGTTAGGCGGTCTTTTCGCCGGTTTTTTCACGCTTACGGAATTCGTTCTCGCTCCTCCCGCGATCGCGTCCGCGCTCGGCGGTTACTTTCATTTTTTGATTCCTGCCGTCGGAGCCGAGATTGCGTCTAACGTGTTTTTTATTCTTCTGATCGGAATCAACCTATTGGGAATCAAACAAACCGCGAGATTCGAATTGTTCGTAACCCTTACCGCGGTATTCGGTCTTCTTTTTTATTTCGGATTTATCTTTCCCCATTTCGATTCGGGCAAACTTACTGCGGATTTTACATTCAATTTTTGGAATCTGTTTCCCGCTCTGCCCTACGCGATTTGGTTCTTTCTCGCGGTGGAAGGTGTGGCCATGGCCGCCGAAGAAGTGAAGGATCCTTCCAAGGATATTCCTCTCGGTTATCTTTCCGGAATCGGCACCTTGGTTCTTTTGGCCTTCGGGGTTTTGTTCGGAACTGCGGGGGTTGTTTCCACGGGAGAAGTTTCCAAATTGGATTATCCTCTTTCGTTTACATTAGGAAATCTTTATGGACCTTCGTCTTCGATCGTTCTTATTTTCACCTTTATCGGTTTGTTCGGTTTGATCGCGTCCTTGCTCGGAATCATTCTCGGTTATTCGAGGCAGATCTACGCGCTCGCCAAAGAAGGTTTTTTACCGAGAATTCTTTCCGGGCTGAATTCGAAAACCAAAGCTCCGAGTCTTGCGATTCTCGCGGGCGGGGTCGTCGGGCTCGTTTCGCTTCAGTTCGGAAATACGGGAGAACTCATCACCTTATCCGCGTTCGGCGCCTGTGGAATGTATTGTATCAGTATGATTTCCTTTTTTGTATTGAGAATCAAAAATCCGAACCAGAAAAAACCGTATCAGGTTCCATTCTATCCAATTTTACCGATCGTCGCGATCACGCTCGGGTTCGTCTGTTTTATCACATTAGCGATCTATAATGCGTTTTTGTTTTCGATCCTGGGCGCCGGTCTTGTTTTTTCGTTTCTGATTTATTGGAGCAACAACGGATTCGATCTCAAAAGGGTTCCCCATTCTTCCCTTTCACCCGATGAGGAAGAAAGCTCTTTATCCAGAGGGGATACGGATTTTTAA
- a CDS encoding DUF1292 domain-containing protein produces the protein MNDLSHDEESREHEEQGRESVQLLDEDGNPHSFIIAEALEIDENQYFLLSPILEEDLDLINLDVSSLRGEDNAGYFAVRLEADEYGEDRLIEVRDKRELQDILAELNVDIV, from the coding sequence GTGAACGATCTTTCGCACGACGAAGAATCCAGGGAACACGAAGAACAAGGTCGGGAAAGCGTTCAGCTTTTGGACGAGGACGGGAATCCGCATTCGTTTATCATCGCGGAAGCCTTGGAGATCGACGAAAATCAATACTTTCTTTTGTCCCCGATTTTGGAAGAGGATTTGGATTTGATCAACTTGGACGTGAGTTCGTTGCGCGGAGAGGACAACGCGGGTTATTTCGCAGTTCGTCTCGAAGCCGACGAATACGGAGAGGATCGTCTGATCGAAGTCCGCGACAAACGGGAACTCCAAGACATTCTCGCGGAATTGAACGTGGACATCGTTTGA
- a CDS encoding HNH endonuclease, translating to MEPEEEPIVWISEEELAKQRRIAKDLKKTPWWKKKKGAGVCHYCGRKFPPEELTMDHLIPLAKGGKSIKANLVPACKECNFAKKNKLPFEFDSDSESGRTQGGQS from the coding sequence ATGGAACCCGAAGAAGAACCAATCGTCTGGATCAGCGAGGAAGAACTCGCAAAACAAAGAAGGATCGCAAAGGATCTCAAAAAAACTCCGTGGTGGAAAAAGAAAAAGGGCGCGGGCGTTTGTCATTACTGCGGTAGAAAATTCCCGCCCGAAGAATTGACGATGGATCATCTCATTCCTCTCGCAAAGGGAGGAAAGTCCATAAAGGCCAACCTCGTTCCCGCATGCAAAGAATGTAATTTCGCAAAAAAGAATAAACTTCCCTTCGAGTTCGATTCGGATTCCGAAAGCGGCCGAACGCAAGGCGGTCAATCGTGA
- a CDS encoding ABC transporter permease subunit encodes MSLNNLFRIFFVGLALAGILWKNPPTEVFLEDSFCSVAWNHPFGCDRLGRDVYGLFSYGTVSTLLFSLPSRILTLVFSSMICLFQYSLPFTGRWFFTPISSVFVSVPSLLIALLTVHALGQGPSVLVIAILLGDWAFSYETLQSKIRETDGSGFVLSSVFFGASRANVFRNHIFPAALPVLKVLFTTGLPGVVMTLALFSYLGASAGSDWFGPGLGEQISFARDYAYSAPLALVMPILGIVGLVTALNVKKR; translated from the coding sequence ATGTCGCTTAACAATTTGTTTCGAATTTTTTTCGTGGGTTTGGCCTTGGCGGGGATTCTTTGGAAAAATCCTCCCACCGAAGTTTTTCTCGAGGACAGTTTTTGTTCGGTCGCTTGGAATCATCCTTTCGGTTGCGATCGTTTGGGCCGCGACGTCTACGGTCTTTTTTCCTACGGAACCGTTTCCACGCTTTTGTTTTCTTTACCTTCCCGGATTCTTACGCTCGTGTTCAGTTCTATGATCTGTCTGTTTCAATATTCGCTTCCGTTTACGGGAAGATGGTTTTTTACTCCGATCTCTTCCGTGTTCGTTTCCGTTCCTTCTTTGTTGATCGCGTTGCTCACGGTGCACGCTTTGGGACAAGGGCCGAGCGTTTTGGTGATCGCGATTCTTTTGGGAGACTGGGCCTTTTCGTATGAAACCCTTCAGAGTAAAATTCGAGAAACGGACGGAAGCGGTTTCGTTTTGTCCTCGGTTTTTTTCGGAGCTTCGAGAGCGAACGTGTTTCGAAATCATATTTTTCCGGCGGCCCTTCCTGTCTTGAAAGTTCTGTTTACTACAGGGTTACCCGGAGTTGTAATGACGCTGGCGCTTTTTAGTTATCTCGGAGCGAGCGCGGGCTCAGATTGGTTCGGTCCCGGACTCGGGGAACAGATTTCCTTTGCGAGGGATTACGCGTATTCCGCTCCGTTGGCTTTGGTGATGCCTATTTTGGGAATCGTAGGTTTGGTCACCGCATTGAACGTGAAAAAAAGATGA
- a CDS encoding motility protein A, whose protein sequence is MNPTLVGLSVAFLSVLIAILLEGAHFLSFLKISALLLIIGGTAGATFASFSLEQIKDLILNLQTAVFPRRKLPLGELFLDFAERARKNGLLSLEDNLKSIQDPFLQRGIQLIVDGTDPRAVEEILFESAIAMEDKEANSAKILETAGGFSPTVGIIGTVMGLVGVLENLGAGTRALGEGIATAFIATFYGIAFANLLFFPLANRIKSWSKEESDRRQAIIRGVIALQSGDNRRILMERMTPFIGG, encoded by the coding sequence ATGAATCCTACTCTCGTTGGCCTTTCCGTTGCATTCTTGTCCGTCCTGATAGCGATTCTTTTGGAAGGAGCGCATTTCCTTTCGTTCTTAAAAATTTCGGCGCTTCTTTTGATCATCGGGGGAACCGCGGGTGCGACCTTCGCCAGCTTTTCGTTGGAACAAATCAAAGACCTCATTCTCAACCTACAAACCGCAGTTTTTCCAAGACGAAAACTTCCTCTCGGAGAACTCTTTTTGGATTTCGCGGAGCGCGCTCGTAAGAACGGACTTCTTTCTCTCGAAGACAATCTCAAGTCGATCCAAGATCCGTTTTTGCAAAGAGGAATTCAACTCATCGTGGACGGAACCGATCCGAGGGCCGTGGAAGAAATTCTTTTCGAATCCGCGATCGCGATGGAAGACAAAGAAGCGAACTCGGCGAAGATTTTGGAAACCGCCGGAGGTTTTTCTCCAACGGTGGGAATCATCGGGACCGTCATGGGCCTTGTCGGAGTTCTCGAAAACTTAGGCGCCGGAACGCGCGCGCTCGGAGAAGGAATCGCAACCGCGTTTATCGCGACCTTCTACGGAATCGCATTCGCAAACCTTCTATTCTTCCCTCTTGCAAACCGGATCAAATCCTGGTCCAAAGAAGAATCCGATCGCAGACAAGCCATCATCCGAGGTGTGATCGCGCTTCAAAGCGGGGACAACCGTCGTATTCTGATGGAAAGAATGACTCCGTTTATCGGCGGTTGA
- a CDS encoding PEGA domain-containing protein — MIRLSAFILILSILNIGLVAQGIDDYYRFPEGGMRERITFETERKLCVFPLKNQNADPNLDYLSKGYGGVLFSGLKGLFQIFDPDVIPKSVQHAFGKPTGRERLKKGEWDGDILEQVKNAKETSPERDPRFLTLKTEYISEEIPPEDSTLFLSGKKAGCFYHLAGTYEKKSESQMELKLVLRSSKDASRKEFKAKTSVRRSYQELDGLIAEIKKELIGKNTVSFSFKSGTMDGVLVFLDGQFLGKTPLQRSDILPGSHVIKYYMDGFQSQEQKVSVQDGGSFETILSKTPRDGLISVTSNPEGANVYLGSEFLGKTPLNNVKVKTGYNRLRVSMEGHVDLLKGVEIKKDEETKLDLILKPGDSVSYYKNKQNVFLDHSYNDFSIYSLYGTLLFYAGYYYFNLKANALYDRAQSQVSLTNLFFAANVVSQDTFVGMYLYQERIIRETNHDAGKYQKLAGNFGRHQGLTGGVMVYGMAAMLILAATFYWLGLDEETLDVGVAPKRVNNPYAIPGQMIEIDSFAQFNLRF; from the coding sequence ATGATTAGATTATCCGCATTTATTTTAATATTATCGATTTTGAATATTGGACTCGTCGCGCAGGGAATCGACGACTATTATCGTTTTCCGGAAGGTGGAATGCGGGAAAGAATCACGTTCGAAACCGAAAGAAAACTCTGCGTGTTTCCTTTGAAAAACCAAAACGCGGACCCGAATCTGGATTATTTGAGCAAGGGCTACGGCGGGGTTTTATTCTCCGGACTCAAAGGACTTTTTCAGATCTTCGATCCCGACGTGATTCCGAAAAGCGTTCAACACGCGTTCGGAAAACCCACCGGAAGAGAAAGATTAAAAAAGGGAGAATGGGACGGCGACATACTCGAGCAGGTGAAGAACGCAAAGGAAACTTCGCCCGAAAGAGATCCCCGATTTCTTACCTTAAAAACGGAATATATCTCCGAGGAAATTCCGCCCGAAGACAGCACTTTGTTTTTATCCGGAAAAAAGGCCGGATGTTTTTATCATCTCGCGGGAACTTACGAAAAGAAAAGCGAATCGCAGATGGAACTCAAACTCGTTTTGAGATCCTCCAAGGACGCTTCGAGAAAAGAATTCAAAGCCAAGACTAGCGTTAGACGCTCTTATCAGGAATTGGACGGATTGATCGCCGAGATCAAAAAGGAACTGATCGGAAAGAACACGGTTTCATTCTCCTTTAAATCGGGAACCATGGACGGCGTTCTGGTTTTTTTGGACGGGCAGTTTCTCGGTAAAACCCCTTTGCAAAGATCGGACATTCTTCCCGGAAGCCACGTCATCAAATATTATATGGACGGTTTTCAAAGTCAGGAACAAAAAGTCAGCGTTCAAGACGGAGGAAGTTTCGAAACGATTCTTTCCAAAACTCCTCGCGACGGATTGATCTCCGTGACCTCCAATCCGGAAGGAGCCAACGTATATCTCGGTTCCGAATTTTTGGGCAAAACTCCTTTGAACAACGTGAAGGTCAAAACGGGTTACAACCGTCTTCGCGTTTCGATGGAAGGTCACGTCGATTTGTTGAAGGGCGTGGAGATCAAAAAAGACGAAGAAACAAAATTGGATCTGATTTTAAAACCGGGAGACAGCGTAAGTTATTACAAGAATAAACAAAACGTTTTTCTCGATCATTCCTACAACGACTTTTCGATCTATTCCTTGTACGGAACCCTTTTGTTTTATGCGGGTTATTATTATTTCAATCTGAAAGCGAACGCGTTGTACGATCGCGCGCAGAGTCAGGTAAGTCTTACCAATCTTTTTTTCGCGGCCAACGTGGTTTCTCAAGATACGTTCGTGGGAATGTATCTTTATCAGGAAAGAATCATCCGAGAAACCAATCACGACGCGGGTAAATATCAAAAGCTCGCGGGGAACTTCGGACGACATCAGGGTTTGACGGGCGGTGTGATGGTGTACGGGATGGCGGCGATGTTGATCTTGGCGGCTACGTTTTATTGGCTCGGTCTGGACGAGGAAACCTTGGACGTTGGAGTCGCGCCGAAACGCGTGAACAATCCGTATGCGATTCCCGGTCAGATGATCGAGATCGATTCGTTCGCTCAGTTCAATTTAAGATTTTAA
- a CDS encoding ABC transporter permease, with translation MQGEVSRFFLFLVALIFFSVLFGHLRSLNREYLYADSSFSKEESFLERKTFSSQIFSFVKGIVTFQSAKTASGESVWKHISSRVLPTLHLAVFSVGWGSLFAILFALAGSKKEEGIFKRFFLFLSNLILSTPVFVVGVVLLLIFFVQLEWLPPGGYEPWNSFYVILPGIALGSRVWARIYQFALSLAEIELKSPYTKVLRARGYSKNRILWNHILLKILPLLAVLILLDFSSLLSGAMIVEEIFFFPGIGKSMYYAIQTMDSELLSALLFYSGLTFYIFSRVSLRFQENLTGKESLS, from the coding sequence GTGCAGGGGGAAGTCTCCAGGTTCTTTCTATTTCTTGTCGCATTAATTTTTTTCTCGGTTCTATTCGGTCATCTTCGTTCCTTAAACAGGGAATATCTCTACGCCGATTCCTCCTTTTCCAAGGAAGAATCCTTTCTCGAACGGAAAACGTTTTCTTCCCAGATTTTTTCCTTCGTCAAAGGGATCGTAACGTTTCAATCCGCTAAAACCGCTTCGGGAGAATCGGTTTGGAAACATATTTCTTCCCGGGTTCTTCCCACGTTGCATCTCGCGGTTTTCTCCGTGGGCTGGGGAAGTTTGTTTGCGATTCTTTTCGCATTGGCGGGTTCCAAAAAGGAAGAAGGTATTTTCAAAAGATTTTTTTTGTTTTTGAGCAATCTGATCTTGTCGACGCCGGTCTTCGTAGTCGGCGTGGTTTTGCTTTTGATTTTTTTCGTTCAACTCGAATGGCTTCCTCCCGGAGGTTACGAACCTTGGAATTCTTTTTACGTGATTCTTCCCGGGATCGCTCTCGGTTCCAGGGTTTGGGCGAGAATCTATCAGTTCGCTTTGAGCCTCGCCGAAATCGAGTTGAAATCTCCGTATACAAAAGTTCTGCGCGCCAGAGGGTATTCCAAAAATAGAATATTATGGAATCATATTTTACTCAAGATTCTTCCCCTGCTCGCGGTTTTGATCCTTTTGGACTTCAGTTCGCTTCTTTCGGGCGCGATGATCGTGGAGGAAATCTTTTTCTTTCCGGGAATCGGAAAGTCGATGTATTATGCGATCCAGACGATGGATTCCGAACTTTTGAGCGCCCTTCTTTTTTACAGCGGTCTTACGTTTTATATCTTCAGCAGGGTTTCCCTTCGTTTTCAGGAAAATCTCACCGGTAAGGAGAGCCTTTCCTAA
- a CDS encoding cellulose synthase family protein — MLTVVTVLFLAIYGIDIVALFFFGIHTYVMVYLYKKNHAYCESEPDKILDIADPNLPVVTVQLPIFNEFYVVDRLLETTVALKYPKDKLEIQLLDDSTDETVEKSRKLIAHYKSLGFDIHHLHRSGAERTGYKAGALEAGMKVARGQYIAIFDADFMPDPDFLIKTVPYFEDSNIGMVQVRWGHVNADYNVLTKAQSFGIDGHFMIEQVARNGSHLWMNFNGTAGIWRKDCITDSGGWEHDTLTEDFDLSYRAEMKGWKFRYFKDIECKAEIPAMISAYKSQQFRWCKGSIQTAVKLLPRILRADLPWRIKSEAIVHLINYSVHPLMVINILFSAPLLLMDYWSGFSFYDLPIEILMGTAAILSVGSVGPMIFYAYSQKTLHKDWKRRMVYLPILIMIGTGIAIVNTRAWLEAILGIQSSFKRTPKLKIEKSTDVLKERLKYTVPLDFHVVLEFLMGIYCLGTVVLSFALGKPQIVGFLAIYALGFFYVGYLSLKEALWKLGASKQESTEELPAQA; from the coding sequence ATGCTGACCGTCGTAACTGTACTGTTTCTAGCCATTTATGGGATCGACATCGTCGCTCTCTTTTTCTTCGGGATTCATACCTACGTAATGGTATATCTCTACAAAAAGAACCATGCATATTGCGAATCCGAACCGGACAAGATTCTCGACATCGCCGACCCGAATTTACCCGTAGTTACGGTTCAGCTTCCGATTTTCAACGAGTTCTACGTAGTAGATCGCTTGTTGGAAACCACTGTCGCACTGAAATATCCAAAAGATAAACTCGAAATCCAACTCTTGGACGATTCCACGGACGAAACGGTCGAAAAATCCAGAAAACTCATCGCTCACTACAAATCTCTCGGGTTCGACATTCATCATTTACATAGATCCGGAGCGGAGCGCACCGGTTATAAGGCCGGAGCTCTCGAAGCGGGAATGAAAGTGGCACGCGGTCAGTACATCGCCATTTTCGACGCCGATTTTATGCCGGATCCGGACTTCCTAATCAAAACCGTTCCTTATTTCGAAGATTCTAATATTGGAATGGTTCAGGTTCGCTGGGGACACGTAAACGCGGACTATAACGTTCTTACAAAAGCGCAATCCTTCGGAATCGACGGTCACTTTATGATCGAGCAGGTTGCGAGAAACGGTTCCCATCTTTGGATGAACTTCAACGGGACCGCGGGAATCTGGAGAAAAGATTGTATCACCGACTCCGGCGGATGGGAGCACGATACTCTTACCGAAGACTTCGATCTTTCTTACCGCGCCGAAATGAAAGGCTGGAAATTCCGTTATTTTAAAGATATTGAATGTAAGGCTGAGATCCCTGCGATGATTTCCGCTTACAAATCCCAACAATTCCGTTGGTGCAAGGGATCGATCCAAACCGCGGTTAAATTGCTCCCGAGAATTCTCCGTGCGGATCTTCCTTGGAGAATCAAGTCCGAGGCGATCGTTCACTTGATCAATTATTCGGTTCACCCTTTGATGGTGATCAATATTCTTTTCAGTGCTCCGCTTCTTTTGATGGACTACTGGTCCGGATTCAGCTTCTACGATCTTCCGATCGAGATTCTGATGGGAACCGCCGCGATTCTTTCCGTCGGCTCCGTGGGACCGATGATTTTCTACGCGTATTCTCAGAAAACTCTTCACAAAGATTGGAAGAGAAGAATGGTTTATCTGCCGATTCTCATCATGATCGGAACCGGAATCGCGATCGTAAACACAAGAGCGTGGCTCGAAGCGATTCTCGGAATTCAATCTTCCTTCAAACGCACTCCGAAACTCAAAATCGAAAAGAGCACGGACGTTTTGAAAGAAAGACTGAAATACACCGTTCCCTTGGATTTCCACGTGGTTCTCGAGTTCCTCATGGGAATTTACTGCCTTGGAACCGTGGTTCTTTCGTTTGCTCTTGGAAAACCGCAGATCGTAGGATTCTTAGCAATCTACGCACTCGGATTCTTCTACGTCGGATATTTATCTTTGAAAGAAGCTCTCTGGAAACTCGGAGCTTCCAAACAAGAATCCACGGAAGAACTTCCCGCTCAGGCATAA
- a CDS encoding PTS sugar transporter subunit IIA, protein MNQLLTLLHPETVIFNLESGTKEEVISRLLQKAVDTHQIDAENKEEILESLLAREKSMSTGIGSGVAIPHCSVNLVDELKCVMGLNPNGIDFDSIDHQPVHIFILLIVPKTKFQEHIKTLAQIAKALNVKEDREKLIRSGSFEEIQKAFSRNV, encoded by the coding sequence ATGAATCAACTATTGACTCTTCTTCATCCTGAAACCGTTATATTCAATTTGGAATCCGGCACCAAAGAGGAAGTGATCTCCAGACTTCTGCAAAAGGCCGTAGACACACATCAGATCGACGCCGAAAACAAGGAAGAAATCTTAGAATCTCTTCTCGCCCGCGAAAAGTCGATGTCCACCGGAATCGGAAGCGGGGTCGCGATCCCTCACTGTTCGGTCAATCTCGTCGACGAACTCAAATGTGTGATGGGTCTCAATCCGAACGGAATCGATTTCGATTCGATCGATCATCAACCGGTTCATATCTTCATTCTTCTCATCGTTCCTAAAACAAAATTCCAAGAACATATCAAAACCCTCGCTCAAATCGCAAAGGCCTTAAACGTAAAAGAAGACAGGGAAAAACTCATCCGCTCCGGGTCCTTCGAGGAAATCCAAAAAGCTTTTTCTCGGAACGTTTAA